The Agrobacterium vitis sequence CCGAGCGCCAACACCAACAGGAAGAGCGCCAGGAAGGATAGTGTCTGGGTCAGCGCGGCGGACTTGGCCGTTGCTGCATTGGCATTCAACGTATCCATGGCAAGCGATGCGATATCGGCAACCTTCCCCAGGGCAGCCGTGGTCGGCGATCTCCATTGATCGATTGTCAGCGGTGACTTTTCGCCAGCGCTCAGTTTGGCTATGACGTCGGCGCGCATTTTGGCGTAGTCGCCGGTAAAATACGCTGTATCTGCAACCTTGAAGGCCTCCTTGATGGCCTGGGGCGTATCCTTATGATCGACCAGCACCCGCACGGCTTTCCACGCATAGGCGACATTCGCGTCTCCCACGGCCAGCTTGACCTGGTTCTCAGCCGAAATCTGCTGGCCGGATGTCACGGCGTTGTTGAGGATCAGGGCACTGCCGCCACCAAGGGCGCGGGTCGACCATGCATAGGCACGCATCTGAATCATCGGCATCATCGCCGCATCGAGCGTGCGCATGCGGCCTTCCGCAGCCTCGGACGCCTTTTCAAGATCGGCCAGAAACGTCCCGCCCAGATCCATTGACGCCTTGGTGATGCTTGCGTCACGAGCCTCGAGCGGTTTTGTCAGCTCGGCATCGATAGTTTTGCGATAGGTCGCGACTTTTTCGTAAGTGGCTAACACCGTTGCGATCGGCGCCGACAATTCGGCAACGCTGATCCCCGCAGCGATCGCCTTTGCCTCATTCATACCGGCATCGACAACCGCCCGGTTTTTCTGCACCGATTGTACGGAGCCAGTACCATCGGCAATTGAGATCGACAGGGCGGAGGCGCTATCGCCGCGCTCGCTGCGAAAGGCCAAAAGCGCCTTGAACAAGGCCTTGTCAAAGCCGGTCAGTTCCGAAATTTCGGCATTGACCTGATAGGTGCGGTACGAATTCAGCATTGAATTTCCAACCAGCACATTCAGCATAAGGCTGAGCAGGGCGAAAACGCTAATGAGCACATTTCTAATGGAGAGCGTCATGGCAAGTTCCAATGGTTGCAAATTTCAACTCATTCAAAGCCAATTTGGATAAACTGCGGTTAACGCCATCATGCTTTTTATGACGTCTTTCCGCATAAAATTGCCAGACGCGCCATTCGCTCGGGTGTAGAGGCCTCAAAGTGGCCAGTGGCGTGAGTTTTGCATATACTTAAGGTGTCTAATCATTTGATCATCGATTCAATCGACAGTGGTGATTTTATCGCTCGCCGCCTGCAAGCCCGATAATTTTATCGAGTTTGTGGTGCCGGAATTGCGAAACAGGGGCGCTTACAAGACAGGCTATGGTGGCGCCATGATATCACGGTCAGAACTTTTATGCCGGCCAATGTTTTCTGATCGAAGGCCTTGCATCTGAAAACCTTCCTCAAGGTCCATGATGAGTCCGCCGTACCAGCACCACGTTTTTCTCAATGTCCTTGGCGGGCAGAAAAACATACCTTCATTTAGTTTATAAAAAACATAGATTAACTTTAATAACCGTCAATGTCTGCGATGCTGCATCGGTATGTATGCAGCAAAGGACGGCCCGATGACCAGGACAATTCACTTCAACGCTTTCGACATGAATTGCGTCGGACACCAATCGCCTGGATTGTGGGCGCATCCGGATGACCGATCCTATACCTATAAGGATCTGGATTATTGGCAAAATCTGGCGCGTACCTTGGAGCGCGGGATTTTTGACGGCATCTTTATTGCTGACGTGATCGGCTATTACGATGTCTATAAAGGCTCTAATTTCCACGCAATCCGGCAGGCGGCACAGATACCAGTCAACGACCCGTTGCAACTGGCGGCACCCATTGCCTTGGCCACGGAGCATCTGGGTATTGGCATCACCGCGTCAACCTCGTTTGAGCATCCCTATACGTTTGCAAGACGGCTTGCGACAGCGGACCACCACACCAAGGGTCGGGTAGGATGGAACATTGTCACGTCCTATTTGGAGAGCGGTGCCAAAAATGTCGGCCAATCCGGCCTGAAGCGCCACGACAATCGCTATGAGATTGCCAATGAATATCTTGAGGTGATCTACAAATTGCTGGAAGGCAGCTGGGAAGAGGGCGCTATAATCCGTGATCCGAAAGGGCGGGTTTTTACTGATCCGGCCAAGGTTCATGAAATCGGCCACAAGGGCAAGCATTTCGATGTTCCCGGCTATGGATTGACCGAGCCTTCGCCACAGCGCACCCCGGTGCTGTATCAAGCAGGGGCTTCTGGTCCGGGGAAGAAATTTGCCGCGGAACATGCAGAATGTGTGTTTGTGGCCGCACCCACCAAATCGGTGCTGAAAGCCTATGTGGCCGAAATTCGCCAGCAGGCGGCTGCCGCAGGGCGTGATCCGAATGCCCTGAAAATCTACACGCTGATCACCATCATCACCGACGAGACCGAGGGAAAGGCCAAGGCCAAGTTCGAGGACTACAAACAATATGTCTCTTACGATGGCTCGCTGGTGTTCATGTCCGGCTGGAGTGGCATCGATTTTGGCCAATATGCGCCAACCGATGTGATCCAGAAGGTGGAGACCAACGCCATCCATTCCTTCGTGGAGCATATCGCCGGTGGCGATAAATCCTGGACCATTGAAGAACTGGCAAAATTCGGCGGCATTGGCGGGCTGGGGCCGGTCTTCGTTGGCGCACCAGATCAGGTCGCCGATATTTTGCAAGAATGGGTGACTGACACCGATGTCGATGGCTTCAACATTGCCTATGCGGTGACACCCGGCAGTTTTGAGGATGTGGTCACCTACATTGTCCCGGAACTGCAAAAGCGCGGGGCCTATCCCACCGCCTACAAGCCGGGAACGCTGCGTGAAAAGCTCTTCGGCCAAGGCCCATACTTGCCGCAAAATCATCCCGCCGATCAATACCGCGATATTGAGGCGCTCAAACGCGCAAAGACCGCCCCGCTGGCGAACGCCAGCTAATTCCCTTTCCAATTTCAAGCAACGAGGCACGATTATGGGTACCGTTACTGACACCAAGATCGATTACACCGTTCACCCGCGCGTCAATTCCAACGATCCGGTCGCACCCCGTCCGCGCCCGATC is a genomic window containing:
- a CDS encoding LLM class flavin-dependent oxidoreductase; this encodes MTRTIHFNAFDMNCVGHQSPGLWAHPDDRSYTYKDLDYWQNLARTLERGIFDGIFIADVIGYYDVYKGSNFHAIRQAAQIPVNDPLQLAAPIALATEHLGIGITASTSFEHPYTFARRLATADHHTKGRVGWNIVTSYLESGAKNVGQSGLKRHDNRYEIANEYLEVIYKLLEGSWEEGAIIRDPKGRVFTDPAKVHEIGHKGKHFDVPGYGLTEPSPQRTPVLYQAGASGPGKKFAAEHAECVFVAAPTKSVLKAYVAEIRQQAAAAGRDPNALKIYTLITIITDETEGKAKAKFEDYKQYVSYDGSLVFMSGWSGIDFGQYAPTDVIQKVETNAIHSFVEHIAGGDKSWTIEELAKFGGIGGLGPVFVGAPDQVADILQEWVTDTDVDGFNIAYAVTPGSFEDVVTYIVPELQKRGAYPTAYKPGTLREKLFGQGPYLPQNHPADQYRDIEALKRAKTAPLANAS